The following proteins are encoded in a genomic region of Primulina huaijiensis isolate GDHJ02 chromosome 3, ASM1229523v2, whole genome shotgun sequence:
- the LOC140974429 gene encoding uncharacterized protein, producing MESEHVQVSNDRGKKDIEIKYDEGKPVIGKNHEVSSPCSPSRSSSPSSSSRSSIEFNTGEKVSLDNISTKSKSDGNLSSSPEFISSPDTSTHSMSQTSPLGSWQMKSPPTQTMGQPANYDPNRIPSNIFSTKPTTPTDWSVASNESLFSIHMGNNSFSRDNAILFGKSGELPPWLEEWNNNSSSILHYASEPKTGEFSSSLPPVMEVPAHEENDVKSAKVSQVLEKEDSDKVPKVPAGANVKNHAKETITPVEEARPSAAATSASLPRLSDESGNSGSSFAFPLFASESGKSRSLKVITEKQEKVQMQSHGPNATTPKASETRWFSCVFCWPRCC from the exons ATGGAATCTGAGCATGTCCAAGTAAGCAATGACCGTGGTAAGAAAGACATTGAGATTAAGTATGATGAAGGAAAGCCAGTTATAGGAAAGAATCATGAGGTTTCCTCTCCGTGTTCTCCTTCTCGTTCTTCTTCACCATCATCTTCTTCTAGATCATCAATAGAATTCAATACCGGTGAAAAGGTCAGTCTTGATAATATATCAACAAAATCTAAATCAGATGGGAACTTGTCGTCCTCGCCAGAATTCATTTCTTCACCAGATACTAGTACTCATAGTATGTCTCAGACTAGCCCGTTAGGTTCTTGGCAAATGAAGTCTCCTCCAACCCAAACCATGGGGCAGccagcgaattatgatcccaaTCGCATTCCATCCAATATTTTTTCGACAAAACCTACAACTCCCACAGACTGGAGTGTTGCCTCTAATGAGTCGTTATTCAGTATTCATATGGGGAACAACAGTTTCTCAAGAGATAATGCCATTCTTTTTGGTAAATCCGGAGAACTTCCGCCTTGGCTTGAAGAATGGAACAACAATTCATCTTCCATTCTTCATTACGCTTCTGAACCAAAAACTGGTGAGTTTAGCAGCAGCCTTCCCCCAGTTATGGAAGTACCAGCACATGAAGAGAATGATGTAAAATCTGCTAAGGTCTCCCAAGTACTCGAAAAAGAAGACTCTGATAAGGTTCCAAAGGTTCCCGCTGGTGCAAATGTTAAAAATCACGCGAAGGAGACAATAACTCCAGTTGAAGAAGCTCGTCCTTCAGCAGCGGCCACCTCTGCGAGCCTGCCTCGCCTTTCTGATGAGAGTGGAAACAGCGGCAGCTCGTTTGCATTTCCTTT ATTTGCGAGTGAGAGTGGGAAATCGAGGTCGTTGAAGGTTATAACAGAGAAACAAGAGAAAGTTCAGATGCAGTCCCATGGTCCAAACGCAACGACACCGAAAGCATCAGAAACAAGATGGTTTTCTTGCGTCTTTTGTTGGCCTCGGTGCTGTTAA
- the LOC140974428 gene encoding serine carboxypeptidase-like 25 gives MARKSERNSGLLSILASVFFFLALLRVTSASASHEEEEEADRILALPSQPKVAFHQFSGYVTVSEAAGRALFYWLTEAVQVPSSKPLVIWLNGGPGCSSVAYGASEEIGPFRINRTASGLYLNKYSWNKFANLLFLETPAGVGFSYSNKSSDLFDTGDRRTAKDSLQFLVGWMDRFPRYKNRPIYLTGESYAGHYVPQLAREIVHYNTKTKHKINLKGFMVGNAVTDNYYDNLGTVNYWWSHAMISDKTYHQLMNTCDFRRQKESNQCESVYYYAMDQEFGSIDQYNIYAPPCNKSDASTGPTRHDMHLPHRPHSIFRKLRGYDPCTEQYAEIYYNRPDVQKALHANTTGRIPYKWTACSETLNRNWNDTDNSVLPIYRELIAAGLRIWVFSGDVDSVVPVTATRYSLAQLKLDTTVPWYPWYVDKQVGGWSEVYKGLTFATVRGAGHEVPLFKPKAALQLFRSFLRGEPLPKS, from the exons atgGCGAGAAAATCTGAAAGAAATTCTGGTCTACTTTCCATTCTGGCTTCAGTGTTCTTTTTTCTCGCACTACTGCGTGTAACCAGTGCTTCCGCTAGccatgaagaagaagaagaagctgaCCGGATTCTAGCTCTGCCCAGCCAGCCTAAGGTCGCATTTCACCAGTTCTCCGGCTATGTTACGGTCAGTGAAGCGGCGGGCAGAGCCCTCTTTTATTGGCTTACAGAGGCTGTTCAAGTACCCTCCTCAAAACCTCTTGTTATTTGGCTCAATGGAg GTCCGGGATGCTCTTCTGTGGCATATGGTGCGTCGGAAGAAATAGGGCCATTCAGGATTAACAGAACGGCCTCGGGCTTATATCTCAACAAATATTCATGGAACAAGTTTGCCAACTTATTGTTCCTCGAAACTCCGGCTGGGGTTGGCTTTTCTTACAGCAATAAGTCGTCGGACCTCTTTGACACCGGAGATCGTCGTACCG CTAAGGACTCGCTGCAATTTCTCGTCGGATGGATGGATCGTTTCCCGAGATATAAAAACAGGCCGATTTACTTGACGGGAGAGAGTTATGCGGGACATTACGTCCCCCAATTGGCCAGAGAGATCGTCCATTATAATACCAAAACCAAGCACAAGATAAATCTCAAGGGATTTAtg GTGGGGAATGCGGTGACAGACAACTACTACGACAACTTGGGGACGGTGAACTACTGGTGGAGCCACGCCATGATCTCGGACAAGACCTACCACCAACTGATGAACACTTGCGATTTCCGGCGACAGAAGGAATCGAACCAGTGTGAATCCGTATACTACTACGCCATGGATCAAGAATTTGGCAGCATTGATCAATACAACATTTACGCTCCGCCTTGCAACAAATCCGACGCCTCCACTGGACCAACTCGACACGATATGCATTTGCCCCATCGACCTCACTCG ATATTTAGAAAGCTCAGGGGATATGATCCTTGTACGGAACAATATGCTGAGATCTACTACAACAGACCGGACGTGCAAAAAGCTCTCCATGCTAACACAACAGGTCGGATTCCATACAAATGGACCGCTTGCAGTGAGACGTTGAATCGCAATTGGAACGATACAGACAACTCAGTTCTCCCGATATACCGTGAACTAATCGCGGCCGGATTGAGAATCTGGGTATttag CGGGGATGTGGACTCAGTTGTGCCCGTGACAGCCACTAGATATTCTCTAGCACAACTTAAATTAGACACCACAGTTCCTTGGTATCCTTGGTATGTCGACAAACAG GTTGGAGGATGGAGCGAGGTGTACAAAGGGTTGACATTTGCGACAGTGAGAGGGGCGGGTCACGAAGTACCACTCTTCAAGCCGAAAGCTGCGCTTCAGCTGTTCAGATCATTTCTACGAGGGGAGCCCCTACCCAAGTCATGA
- the LOC140974426 gene encoding exocyst complex component EXO70E2-like — translation MGDSVDTTPVMETEEDFIAAVQKILKAAESRKDWTDKARRILANLGSHLCNISRIHEIENEELKEDEGLDDFEQQLNKIQDKIMNWEEEQYTIWDCGPEEAYEYLKAVDEVRKLIEMLEHKSLNNSSDNLAFLRRAHDILQTAMARLEEEFKILLIQNRQPFEPEYMSFRSNEEDIIDAGSVISSGDDSFDDLVQRESMGRASKDYIIELLHPGVIRDLKCIAHLMYDSNYGKECSQAFINAQKDALDECLLILEVEKFGIEDVLKMEWNGLNSKIRRWIRAMKIFVRVYLASEKLLTDQIFGEFESLSSVCFAESGKTAILQLLNFGEAIAIGPHQPEKLMRVLDMYEVLADLIPDIASLYSDEAGSCVRTECEYVLQRFGGCAKATFIEFEKAVASNPSTNAFSGGVVHPLTRYVLNYVKNLTDYSKALDVILQDGEKEDPTSVSPDSSPVSEEEKNVNGSSYHSPMVVRFRSLISNLESNLDKKSKLYKDEALRHLFLTNNIHYITKKVKESELRTVLGDDWIRRHNWRFQQHAMNYERATWSSILTLLRDDGIQHPGSHSISRTILKEKLQSFYLAFEEVYKNQTGWSVRDVQLRDDLHISSLKVIQAYRTFVGRHINHISEKHIKYTADDLQDYLLDLFEGSQKSLHGGHKKLS, via the coding sequence ATGGGGGATAGTGTAGATACGACACCGGTgatggaaacagaagaagactTTATTGCTGCAGTACAGAAAATCTTGAAAGCAGCAGAATCAAGAAAGGATTGGACGGACAAAGCTAGGAGAATCTTGGCAAATTTAGGCTCCCATTTGTGTAATATAAGTAGAATCCATGAAATCGAAAATGAAGAATTGAAAGAGGATGAGGGTCTTGATGACTTTGAGCAGCAGCTCAATAAGATTCAAGATAAAATCATGAATTGGGAGGAGGAGCAATATACGATATGGGATTGTGGACCTGAAGAAGCTTATGAGTATTTGAAAGCTGTTGATGAAGTTCGAAAGTTGATTGAGATGTTGGAGCATAAGAGTTTAAACAACAGCAGCGACAACTTGGCTTTTCTGCGTAGGGCTCATGATATTCTTCAGACCGCAATGGCTAGGCTAGAAGAAGAGTTCAAGATCTTACTGATTCAAAATAGGCAGCCTTTCGAGCCGGAGTATATGTCCTTTCGTTCTAATGAGGAGGATATTATCGATGCAGGCTCTGTTATTTCATCTGGGGATGATTCATTTGATGATTTAGTCCAAAGAGAGAGCATGGGCCGTGCCTCGAAAGATTACATCATTGAACTGCTGCATCCGGGTGTGATTCGTGACCTAAAATGTATCGCTCATTTGATGTATGATTCGAACTATGGTAAGGAATGCTCACAAGCGTTTATTAATGCTCAAAAAGATGCTCTGGATGAATGCCTTCTAATCCTTGAAGTGGAAAAATTTGGCATTGAAGATGTGCTGAAAATGGAGTGGAATGGATTGAACTCGAAAATCAGGAGATGGATTCGAGCAATGAAGATCTTTGTGCGGGTTTATCTCGCTAGTGAAAAGTTACTGACTGATCAGATTTTTGGAGAGTTCGAATCTCTTAGTTCAGTTTGCTTTGCCGAGTCGGGAAAAACTGCCATTCTGCAGCTTCTGAATTTTGGTGAAGCCATAGCTATCGGACCCCATCAACCTGAAAAGTTGATGCGAGTTCTCGACATGTATGAGGTTCTTGCAGATCTCATTCCAGATATTGCGTCTTTGTACTCTGATGAAGCTGGGTCATGTGTTAGAACCGAATGTGAATATGTCCTGCAGAGATTTGGGGGTTGTGCGAAGGCAACCTTTATCGAATTTGAGAAAGCTGTTGCCTCAAATCCATCAACTAATGCCTTTTCTGGCGGTGTAGTTCACCCGCTTACCAGATATGTGTTGAATTACGTCAAGAATCTTACAGATTACAGCAAGGCACTCGATGTCATATTGCAGGACGGAGAAAAAGAAGATCCTACGTCAGTTTCACCTGACTCGAGCCCAGTTAGCGAGGAGGAGAAGAATGTCAATGGGAGCTCCTACCATTCTCCAATGGTCGTACGCTTCAGATCCCTCATCTCGAATCTTGAATCCAACCTCGACAAAAAATCTAAGTTATACAAAGACGAGGCATTGCGACACCTTTTCTTGACGAATAACATACATTATATCACCAAGAAGGTTAAGGAATCCGAACTCAGAACAGTCCTAGGCGACGACTGGATTCGAAGGCATAACTGGAGATTCCAACAGCACGCGATGAATTACGAGAGAGCTACTTGGAGCTCGATCCTCACCTTGTTAAGAGACGACGGGATCCAACATCCCGGTTCGCATTCTATTTCGAGGACCATTCTTAAGGAGAAGCTGCAGAGCTTTTATCTCGCCTTTGAGGAGGTTTACAAGAACCAAACAGGGTGGTCTGTCCGGGATGTCCAGCTTAGAGACGACCTGCATATCTCGTCCCTCAAAGTAATTCAGGCTTATCGGACCTTTGTTGGAAGACATATCAATCATATTAGCGAAAAGCACATCAAATACACAGCTGATGATTTGCAGGATTACCTCTTGGATCTTTTTGAGGGATCCCAAAAATCATTACATGGTGGCCACAAGAAGTTGTCTTAG
- the LOC140974425 gene encoding ninja-family protein AFP3-like, whose translation MDGYSNALLKNEFMSRNRFSDENVKLEEEEDGEIELSLGLSMNGRFGVDPERKKLRRACSISNLVFAVGVADNGSRHKERGAALEAYAPLARTCSLPTQAEEWRHRKVLESTRSMEARKKRMEKLKNVRMLKDTEISTENGNNGNGSNDVATVKDNVRIIGDWNLNLVENVKQTSQGSIGSQRSGGSSGISDGQSQPTEGAKQLAEVKSSSGSKSVLERNEQKATMEAAVREAKGPNISHQNVMQEMPLVSTKAYGPNGTKVDGFLYRYKKGEDVRIVCVCHGMFLSPAEFVKHGGGGSNVEHPLKHIVVNPSPLL comes from the exons ATGGATGGGTATTCGAATGCTCTGTTAAAGAACGAATTCATGAGCCGTAATCGTTTTTCGGATGAGAATGTGAAGCTGGAAGAGGAAGAAGATGGGGAAATAGAGCTGAGTTTGGGGCTTTCGATGAACGGCAGATTCGGAGTCGACCCGGAGAGGAAGAAGCTGAGGCGCGCTTGCTCTATATCAAATTTGGTTTTCGCAGTCGGCGTCGCTGATAATGGGAGCCGCCACAAAGAGCGTGGGGCTGCGCTTGAGGCCTACGCGCCGCTGGCGAGGACATGCTCCCTCCCTACCCAGGCGGAGGAGTGGCGCCACCGGAAGGTGTTGGAGTCGACGAGGAGCATGGAGGCTAGAAAGAAGAGAATGGAGAAGTTGAAGAATGTGAGAATGTTGAAAGATACAGAGATTTCTACTGAAAATGGAAATAATGGCAATGGATCGAATGATGTTGCCACCGTGAAAGATAATGTTCGAATTATTGGTGATTGGAATCTTAATTTGGTCGAAAATGTGAAGCAAACATCGCAAGGATCAATTGGATCACAAAGAAGTGGTGGTTCCTCTGGAATTTCCGATGGTCAGAGTCAACCCACGGAGG GAGCAAAACAACTAGCTGAGGTGAAGAGCTCTTCCGGCAGTAAATCTGTGCTAGAACGAAATGAACAAAAAGCTACCATGGAAGCTGCTGTAAGGGAAGCAAAAGGACCAAACATATCACATCAGAATGTAATGCAAGAAATGCCCTTAGTTTCCACAAAGGCGTATGGACCGAATGGTACAAAAGTAGACGGATTCTTGTACAGATACAAGAAGGGAGAGGATGTTAGAATTGTCTGCGTTTGCCATGGTATGTTTCTCTCACCAGCTGAGTTCGTCAAGCATGGTGGCGGCGGCAGCAATGTGGAGCACCCGTTGAAGCACATTGTTGTTAACCCTTCTCCTCTCTTGTAA
- the LOC140974430 gene encoding alpha/beta hydrolase domain-containing protein VTE7-like — protein MVGAWALGYPLYQCHPGKLLDFGLSCRGRGGDRGCVGDPKGEFPSFLPKEVHKIRDPFARNLAQRIQRLPVQVGFSESCIMSSCVTPTMRSAANPVVLLHCFDSSCLEWRSAYPLLEDAGLEVWAIDLLGWGFSDLECRPPCNVASKRYHLYQLWKSHIKRPMTLVGPSLGAAAAIDFAVNFPEAVDRLVLINANVYVNGTGVLTKLPKPLAYAMASVLKSVPIRWYAKLLVFEGISLSTIFDYTEVGRLHCLLPWWEDATVNFMLSGGYNVMGQIKRVKQKVLLISCEHDNIVDNKLAERLQNELPNATIRKISNCGHMPHIEKPNVIAKLIIDFTRGGTNAAIREAETPVSYFVDDKSCKTNRLCRKGE, from the exons ATGGTGGGAGCTTGGGCATTGGGATATCCGTTGTATCAATGCCATCCCGGAAAGCTGCTGGATTTCGGACTTTCTTGCCGCGGCCGCGGCGGCGATCGCGGGTGCGTTGGCGATCCCAAAGGAGAATTTCCGTCTTTTCTGCCGAAGGAAGTGCACAAAATCAGAGACCCTTTTGCGAGAAATTTGGCTCAGAGGATACAGAGGCTCCCTGTGCAG GTTGGGTTTTCCGAGAGTTGCATAATGAGTAGCTGTGTGACCCCAACGATGCGAAGCGCTGCCAATCCGGTGGTTCTTCTCCATTGTTTTGATAG CTCTTGTTTAGAATGGAGAAGTGCATATCCGCTACTGGAGGATGCTGGTTTGGAGGTTTGGGCAATCGATCTTCTTGGATGGGGTTTCTCTGATTTAG AATGCCGCCCACCTTGTAACGTTGCATCGAAAAGATATCACCTTTACCAG CTATGGAAGTCTCACATCAAAAGACCAATGACTTTAGTTGGACCTAGCCTTGGTGCAGCTGCTGCAATAGATTTTGCCGTCAATTTTCCTGAAGCT GTCGATAGGCTCGTTTTGATTAATGCAAATGTTTATGTCAATGGGACTGGGGTTCTCACTAAATTACCCAAACCTTTAGCCTATGCAATG GCCTCTGTGCTGAAGAGTGTGCCCATACGGTGGTATGCAAAGCTGCTGGTTTTCGAGGGTATATCACTATCTACGATATTCGACTATACAGAA GTGGGACGCCTTCACTGCCTCTTGCCGTGGTGGGAAGACGCTACCGTAAACTTTATGCTTAGTGGGGGATACAATGTCATGGGGCAAATCAAACGG GTGAAGCAAAAAGTTCTTCTCATCAGCTGCGAGCATGATAATATTGTCGACAATAAGCTTGCAGAG AGGCTGCAGAATGAATTGCCAAACGCGACAATTAGAAAAATATCAAACTGTGGCCATATGCCTCACATTGAGAAACCAAATGTGATCGCGAAACTGATCATCGATTTCACTCGAGGAGGCACAAATGCAGCTATTCGTGAGGCTGAGACGCCGGTTTCTTACTTTGTGGATGATAAATCTTGTAAAACAAACAGATTGTGTAGAAAGGGAGAGTGA